A genomic segment from Sulfitobacter mediterraneus encodes:
- the tgt gene encoding tRNA guanosine(34) transglycosylase Tgt has translation MTRITFEKQAQDGKARRGVIRTTRGDIQTPAFMPVGTAATVKAMMPESVAATGADILLGNTYHLMLRPTAERVAALGGLHKFMNWSGPILTDSGGFQVMSLAGLRKLTEKGVTFKSHIDGSKHEITPERSMEIQALLGSDIVMCFDECPALPADRDRIASSMELSMRWARRSKDAFGDRPGHALFGIQQGGLEEDLRAQSAQALREIEFDGYAVGGLAVGEGQEAMFGCLDFAPDQLPEDKPRYLMGVGKPDDIVGAVARGIDMMDCVLPSRSGRTGQVFTRHGVLNIKNARHQDDPRPLDENCSCPACRNYSRAYLHHVFRSQEIISSMLLTWHNLHYYQDIMAGMREAIAGGTFAAWQADFHAGRAQGDIDPL, from the coding sequence ATGACCCGTATCACTTTTGAAAAACAAGCGCAGGATGGCAAGGCGCGGCGCGGGGTGATCCGCACCACAAGGGGCGACATCCAGACCCCGGCGTTCATGCCTGTTGGCACCGCCGCAACGGTCAAGGCGATGATGCCCGAAAGCGTGGCGGCAACGGGGGCCGATATCCTGCTGGGCAACACCTATCACCTGATGCTGCGCCCCACGGCAGAGCGGGTGGCGGCCTTGGGCGGTTTGCACAAATTCATGAATTGGTCCGGCCCGATCCTGACCGACAGCGGCGGGTTTCAGGTGATGAGCCTTGCAGGCCTGCGCAAGCTGACGGAAAAGGGCGTGACCTTCAAAAGCCACATCGACGGGTCCAAGCACGAGATCACGCCGGAACGTTCGATGGAAATTCAGGCGCTTTTGGGCAGCGACATCGTGATGTGTTTTGACGAATGCCCCGCATTGCCTGCGGATCGGGACCGGATTGCCTCCAGCATGGAATTGTCGATGCGGTGGGCGCGGCGATCCAAGGATGCCTTTGGCGACCGTCCCGGTCATGCGCTCTTTGGAATTCAGCAAGGCGGATTGGAAGAAGACCTGCGGGCCCAAAGTGCGCAGGCGCTGCGTGAAATCGAATTTGACGGTTACGCGGTTGGTGGATTGGCCGTGGGCGAGGGGCAGGAGGCGATGTTTGGTTGCCTTGATTTCGCGCCCGATCAATTGCCAGAAGACAAGCCGCGTTACCTGATGGGGGTGGGAAAGCCCGATGACATCGTCGGCGCGGTGGCGCGCGGCATCGACATGATGGATTGCGTGCTGCCGTCCCGGTCCGGGCGTACGGGGCAGGTGTTCACGCGTCACGGCGTGCTGAACATCAAGAACGCGCGGCATCAGGATGATCCGCGCCCCCTCGATGAAAACTGCAGCTGCCCGGCCTGCCGGAACTATTCACGGGCCTATCTGCACCACGTGTTCCGCAGTCAGGAAATCATCAGCTCCATGCTGCTGACATGGCACAATCTACATTACTATCAGGATATTATGGCAGGTATGCGCGAGGCGATCGCGGGCGGAACTTTTGCCGCATGGCAGGCGGATTTCCATGCCGGTCGCGCCCAGGGAGACATTGACCCCCTGTGA
- a CDS encoding isochorismatase family protein, translated as MIKKFGADTALLLIDVQKGVHTLSHWGGPTGRMNNPDCQEKLVQLLRSFRTAGRRCAFTRHDSIEPDSPLKFSLPGGAQLDGLETAEGDIIVNKDVNSGFIGTSLEVDLRRAGIQRLVVAGYFTNFCVETTVRMAGNMGFDVYLAHDACATCNRIDRNGKDHDPELVHDMAVASMHGEFCTALTTDELVGLLSSDAADLDRAQGNEDTSAKPELRLA; from the coding sequence ATGATCAAAAAATTCGGAGCAGACACCGCCTTGCTGCTGATCGACGTTCAAAAGGGCGTGCACACCCTAAGCCATTGGGGCGGGCCAACGGGCCGGATGAACAACCCTGATTGTCAGGAGAAACTGGTTCAATTGCTGCGCAGTTTCCGCACCGCCGGACGCCGCTGCGCCTTTACCCGCCACGATTCCATTGAGCCGGACAGCCCGCTCAAGTTTTCGCTGCCGGGCGGCGCACAGCTTGATGGCCTTGAAACCGCCGAAGGCGATATCATCGTCAACAAGGACGTGAACTCGGGCTTTATCGGCACCTCGCTGGAGGTTGATCTGCGCCGGGCCGGTATTCAGCGCCTGGTCGTGGCCGGTTACTTTACCAACTTCTGTGTAGAGACCACCGTACGCATGGCCGGAAACATGGGGTTTGACGTCTATCTCGCCCATGACGCCTGCGCGACCTGCAACCGAATTGATCGGAACGGCAAGGACCACGATCCGGAACTGGTGCATGATATGGCTGTCGCTTCCATGCACGGGGAATTCTGCACGGCCCTGACCACGGACGAGCTGGTTGGCCTGTTGTCCTCTGACGCCGCCGATCTGGACCGTGCACAGGGCAACGAGGACACCTCTGCAAAGCCGGAATTGCGTCTGGCCTGA